A single Flavobacterium sp. 1 DNA region contains:
- a CDS encoding rod shape-determining protein MreD produces the protein MNSTLLVNVFRFVFLLALQILVFNNMNFWGYISAFPYILFIILYPVNGNKANLLIASFFLGLVMDLFCNSGGVHATACVLLAYLRPVFFKFSFGLSYEYQTIKLNDVLTPERFTFILLAVITHNSALFLLESFQISFILDVLIRTVLSSLFTILICIILIYLIKPNKR, from the coding sequence ATGAATAGCACGTTGTTAGTGAACGTTTTTCGATTTGTGTTCTTATTGGCTTTACAAATTCTAGTTTTTAATAATATGAATTTTTGGGGTTATATAAGTGCATTTCCCTACATCCTTTTTATCATTCTTTATCCAGTAAACGGAAACAAAGCAAATCTTCTTATTGCTAGTTTTTTTTTAGGTTTGGTTATGGATTTATTTTGTAATTCAGGAGGAGTACATGCTACTGCTTGTGTACTTTTGGCTTATTTGAGACCAGTTTTTTTTAAATTTTCATTTGGTCTTAGTTATGAATATCAGACCATTAAGTTAAATGATGTATTAACACCAGAACGGTTCACCTTTATCTTATTGGCTGTTATTACACATAACAGCGCATTGTTTTTATTGGAATCTTTTCAAATTTCTTTCATTTTAGATGTTTTGATTCGGACAGTTTTAAGTTCGCTGTTTACTATATTAATCTGTATTATCCTTATTTACCTTATAAAGCCAAATAAACGATGA
- the purH gene encoding bifunctional phosphoribosylaminoimidazolecarboxamide formyltransferase/IMP cyclohydrolase yields MSTTKTIQSALISVFSKEGLEPIVRKLHEQNVIFYSTGGTEEFIKNLGIPVIPVEDVTSYPSILGGRVKTLHPKVFGGILNRQDNESDVQQMKEYEIPQIDLVIVDLYPFEKTVASGASEEDIIEKIDIGGISLIRAASKNFKDTVIVPSMDQYGLFLDMISAQNGATTLADRKLLATKAFHVSSHYDGAIFNYFNTDETIYKASIENGQVLRYGENPHQKGFFFGDFEAMFTKVHGKELSYNNLLDVDAAVNLIHEFKTDDPTFAILKHNNACGLATRETISEAYNVALACDPTSAFGGVLIANTTIDVATANEINKLFCEVVIAPSYDAEAIAVLQEKKNRIILIQNEVDLPQKQVRTCLNGLLIQERNNITDTKADLKTVTATSPTEQEIEDLIFASKVCKNTKSNTIVFAKNGTLISSGTGQTSRVDALLQAIEKAKVFGFSLEGASMASDAFFPFPDCVELAKKAGITAVIQPGGSIKDELSINYCNENNLAMVFTGTRHFKH; encoded by the coding sequence ATGAGCACAACAAAAACAATTCAATCTGCATTAATTTCAGTCTTTTCAAAAGAGGGTCTTGAGCCAATTGTTAGAAAATTACATGAGCAAAATGTAATTTTTTATTCTACAGGAGGCACGGAAGAATTCATTAAAAATTTAGGGATTCCTGTAATACCTGTTGAAGATGTAACTTCTTATCCATCAATTCTTGGTGGAAGGGTAAAAACGTTGCACCCAAAAGTTTTTGGAGGTATCCTAAATCGTCAAGACAACGAAAGTGATGTGCAGCAAATGAAGGAATATGAAATTCCTCAAATTGATTTGGTAATTGTTGATTTATATCCTTTTGAAAAAACAGTAGCTTCTGGAGCAAGTGAAGAAGATATAATAGAGAAAATAGATATTGGCGGAATTTCATTAATTCGTGCTGCCTCTAAAAACTTTAAAGACACTGTGATCGTTCCGTCAATGGATCAATATGGTTTGTTTTTAGATATGATTAGTGCTCAAAACGGAGCTACAACATTAGCTGACAGAAAATTATTAGCAACTAAAGCTTTTCATGTTTCTTCGCATTATGATGGTGCAATTTTTAACTATTTTAATACTGATGAAACAATATATAAAGCTAGTATAGAAAATGGTCAAGTATTGAGATATGGTGAAAATCCGCATCAAAAAGGATTCTTCTTTGGTGATTTTGAAGCGATGTTTACTAAAGTTCACGGAAAAGAATTGTCATATAATAATTTACTGGATGTTGATGCTGCTGTAAACTTAATTCATGAGTTTAAAACAGACGATCCAACATTTGCTATTTTAAAACACAATAACGCCTGCGGATTAGCAACCAGAGAAACCATTTCTGAAGCATACAATGTTGCATTAGCTTGTGACCCAACATCTGCTTTTGGCGGAGTATTGATTGCCAACACAACAATTGATGTGGCAACGGCCAATGAAATTAATAAACTGTTTTGTGAAGTAGTTATTGCTCCTTCGTATGATGCTGAAGCAATTGCAGTTTTACAGGAAAAGAAAAATAGGATTATATTGATTCAGAACGAAGTTGATTTACCTCAAAAACAAGTAAGAACATGTCTTAACGGTTTGTTAATTCAAGAAAGAAACAATATTACTGATACTAAAGCGGACTTAAAAACCGTTACAGCAACATCGCCTACGGAGCAAGAAATTGAGGATTTGATTTTTGCTTCCAAAGTGTGTAAGAATACCAAATCAAATACGATTGTTTTTGCTAAAAACGGAACTTTGATATCTTCTGGAACAGGACAAACTTCAAGGGTGGATGCGTTATTGCAGGCCATCGAAAAAGCAAAAGTTTTTGGATTTAGCTTAGAAGGCGCTTCAATGGCAAGTGATGCTTTTTTCCCATTCCCAGACTGTGTTGAGTTAGCTAAAAAAGCAGGAATAACTGCGGTAATTCAACCGGGAGGATCAATCAAAGATGAATTGAGCATCAATTATTGCAATGAAAACAATCTTGCGATGGTATTTACAGGAACACGTCATTTCAAACATTAA
- a CDS encoding cupin-like domain-containing protein, whose amino-acid sequence MSFILKNVDTVDSITRENFKKNYLDKRKPLIIKGLTNDWSAREKWSTEYFKEIAGDIEVKLVDNSKADPAKVINASIASMKFGEYLDLIKREPTELRIFFFNLFKHRPELVNDVKVPKDLMGGFIESMPAMFFGGSKAITFLHYDIDLPHLFHTHFGGRKHIILFDNKWKKRLYCVPNTTYALEDYDVANPDFEKFPALKGVEGYEVFLEHGDTLFMPTGMWHWMRYIDGSFSLTLRAWDRSVTRKAASVWSLFMHGAVDSAIKVVFKGRYAKWREKLAFKIAEKELKKGRPKK is encoded by the coding sequence ATGAGCTTTATTTTAAAAAATGTAGATACAGTTGACTCTATTACTAGAGAGAATTTTAAAAAAAACTATTTAGACAAAAGAAAACCTTTAATTATAAAAGGATTAACAAACGATTGGTCTGCCCGTGAAAAATGGTCAACCGAATATTTCAAAGAAATAGCTGGAGATATTGAAGTAAAGCTCGTGGATAATTCCAAAGCTGATCCAGCCAAAGTTATCAATGCTTCAATTGCCAGTATGAAATTTGGCGAATATCTGGATCTAATAAAAAGAGAACCTACGGAGCTTCGCATTTTTTTCTTCAACCTTTTTAAGCACAGACCGGAATTAGTTAATGATGTTAAAGTCCCCAAAGACTTAATGGGCGGTTTTATAGAAAGTATGCCTGCCATGTTTTTTGGCGGATCCAAAGCAATTACTTTTTTACATTATGACATTGATTTACCGCATCTTTTCCATACTCATTTTGGAGGACGAAAACACATTATCTTATTTGACAATAAATGGAAAAAAAGGCTTTACTGTGTTCCCAACACCACTTATGCATTAGAAGATTATGATGTTGCCAATCCAGATTTCGAAAAATTCCCTGCATTAAAAGGAGTTGAAGGATATGAAGTTTTTCTTGAGCATGGAGATACTCTGTTCATGCCAACTGGAATGTGGCATTGGATGCGCTATATCGACGGTTCTTTTTCCTTGACTCTGCGCGCTTGGGACCGGTCAGTTACTAGGAAAGCAGCGAGTGTTTGGAGTTTGTTTATGCATGGAGCTGTAGATAGTGCTATAAAAGTCGTCTTCAAAGGGCGTTATGCAAAATGGAGAGAAAAATTGGCTTTCAAAATTGCCGAAAAGGAACTAAAAAAAGGCAGACCAAAAAAATAG
- the mrdA gene encoding penicillin-binding protein 2 → MRKVLLPALIIIGASLLIIRVFYLQIIDDSFKLKSENNAIKIKYDYPERGYIYDRNGVLLVANQPSYDIMVIPRELNKTDTLEFCKLLNITKEDFIKKIEKAKVYSPRLPSVFLAQLNKNEFAAFQEKIRKFEGFYFQKRSLRDYEVNYGANIFGFITQVNEKLIEKNHYYKSGDLIGRQGVEESYEKILRGVKGVKYFQKDKFNREIGSYKEGKFDTIAVQGEDINLTIDAEIQKYGEQLMVNKRGGIVAIEPATGEILALVTAPSYDPGILVGRQRSKNYTKLYHDSIANPLYDRGLLAQYPPGSPFKIMTGLVGLQEGVIDEKTTFVCNHGFYYAPGRFQRCHCGGGVLDFHVGIYKSCNAYFSNVYLRTIGKYKNTPYAVDVWSNHVKSFGLGQFMGYDLPTGKSGKIPTSKTYKKMYPGWGYSGKTIISNAIGQGEVLVTPIQLANMMATVANHGYYYTPHIIKKIKGEKIDTKFTTKHVTTIDPKYFPPMISGLFDVYNRGTAYALRVEGIDICGKTGTAENFAKIGGKRVQLKDHSIFVAFAPKDNPKIAIAVLVENGGFGATIAGPIASLMIEKYLRKKITRTDLETRVLNTSLQSRYAILGGLSEEVKKELRIKDSITQSKAKAALQKIDTTKTKK, encoded by the coding sequence ATGAGAAAAGTCTTGTTGCCAGCTTTAATTATTATTGGTGCATCTTTGTTAATCATACGTGTTTTTTACCTGCAGATTATTGACGATTCGTTTAAACTAAAATCGGAAAATAATGCCATAAAAATAAAATATGATTATCCAGAGAGAGGTTATATTTATGATAGAAACGGTGTTTTATTAGTAGCCAATCAGCCTTCTTATGATATCATGGTTATCCCAAGAGAACTAAATAAGACGGATACTCTTGAGTTTTGTAAATTATTGAATATAACCAAGGAAGATTTTATAAAAAAAATAGAAAAGGCAAAAGTGTACAGCCCTAGATTGCCTTCAGTGTTTTTGGCTCAACTGAATAAAAATGAATTTGCAGCTTTTCAAGAAAAAATCAGAAAATTTGAAGGTTTTTATTTCCAAAAACGTTCCTTACGTGATTATGAAGTGAATTATGGAGCTAATATTTTTGGTTTTATAACGCAAGTAAATGAAAAGCTTATTGAAAAAAACCACTATTATAAAAGTGGAGATTTAATAGGAAGACAAGGAGTAGAAGAAAGTTATGAAAAAATTCTTCGAGGTGTAAAAGGCGTTAAATATTTTCAAAAAGACAAATTCAACCGAGAAATAGGTTCTTATAAAGAAGGTAAATTTGATACAATCGCCGTTCAAGGCGAGGATATAAACCTTACTATTGATGCAGAAATCCAAAAATATGGTGAACAGTTAATGGTAAATAAAAGAGGAGGAATTGTGGCTATTGAACCAGCAACAGGTGAGATTCTTGCACTTGTAACGGCACCGTCTTATGATCCTGGAATTTTGGTGGGAAGACAGCGCTCTAAAAATTATACCAAATTATATCATGATTCTATTGCAAATCCACTTTATGACAGAGGGTTATTGGCACAGTATCCGCCGGGATCTCCATTTAAAATTATGACTGGTCTTGTTGGATTACAAGAGGGGGTTATAGATGAAAAAACTACTTTTGTTTGTAATCACGGTTTTTATTATGCCCCAGGCCGATTTCAACGTTGTCATTGCGGTGGTGGTGTATTGGATTTTCATGTCGGTATTTACAAATCGTGTAACGCTTATTTTTCGAATGTGTATTTGAGGACTATTGGCAAATATAAAAATACTCCTTACGCTGTGGATGTTTGGAGTAATCATGTTAAAAGTTTTGGACTCGGACAGTTTATGGGTTACGATTTACCAACGGGTAAAAGTGGAAAGATTCCTACTTCAAAAACATATAAAAAAATGTATCCAGGGTGGGGTTATAGTGGGAAAACGATTATTTCAAATGCTATAGGTCAAGGGGAGGTATTGGTGACTCCTATTCAGTTGGCGAATATGATGGCGACAGTAGCCAATCATGGGTATTATTACACGCCTCATATTATTAAAAAAATAAAGGGAGAAAAAATAGATACCAAGTTTACGACTAAGCATGTGACGACCATTGATCCAAAATATTTCCCTCCTATGATAAGTGGACTCTTTGATGTTTATAATAGAGGGACAGCTTATGCATTGCGAGTTGAAGGAATTGATATTTGCGGAAAGACGGGAACAGCCGAAAATTTTGCTAAAATTGGAGGCAAGAGAGTTCAGTTGAAGGATCATTCTATTTTTGTCGCTTTTGCACCAAAAGACAATCCAAAAATAGCCATAGCTGTTTTGGTTGAGAATGGAGGTTTTGGGGCAACTATTGCAGGTCCTATTGCCAGTTTGATGATTGAAAAATACCTTAGAAAAAAAATCACAAGGACTGATTTGGAAACGCGTGTCTTAAATACGAGTTTACAGAGCAGATATGCAATATTAGGAGGGCTTTCAGAAGAAGTAAAAAAGGAATTAAGAATTAAGGATTCCATTACCCAAAGTAAAGCAAAAGCAGCTTTGCAAAAAATTGACACAACCAAAACCAAAAAATAA
- the mreC gene encoding rod shape-determining protein MreC, protein MQQIFSFIIKNSNRILFLLLLGISLSLTIQSHSFHRSKVISSANFLSGGVYEKINSVEEYLHLREQNNELAIENANLKSLLFKTQDSAKIPNLDSLKGVLPKDIVVCKVIHNSFNVVENFLTLNAGTKSGVKPDMGVINSLGIVGIIDDVSANYSTVISILNTKSQINAKIKNSDHFGTLNWNGKNTGFVQLLDVPRLATVKKGDTIVTGGQSVIFPENIGIGTIDKLQTDTETHYYTITVKLFNDMTNLGHVYIIKTENSEEIKNLENQRKDE, encoded by the coding sequence ATGCAGCAAATATTTTCATTTATTATAAAAAACAGTAATAGAATACTGTTTTTGCTGCTTTTGGGTATTTCATTATCTCTTACCATTCAGTCCCATTCTTTTCATAGAAGTAAAGTTATCAGTTCAGCCAATTTTTTGAGTGGCGGTGTTTACGAAAAAATAAATTCTGTAGAAGAATATCTTCATCTGAGAGAACAAAATAATGAACTTGCGATAGAGAATGCTAACTTAAAAAGTCTGTTGTTTAAAACTCAAGATTCTGCCAAGATTCCAAATTTAGACAGTTTAAAAGGTGTTTTGCCCAAAGACATTGTTGTGTGTAAAGTAATCCATAACTCATTCAATGTAGTTGAGAATTTTTTAACGTTGAATGCTGGGACTAAGTCTGGAGTTAAACCTGATATGGGTGTAATAAACAGCTTAGGAATTGTGGGTATTATAGATGATGTTTCTGCCAATTATTCGACAGTAATAAGTATACTTAATACTAAATCGCAAATAAATGCGAAGATTAAAAATTCAGATCATTTTGGAACTCTAAATTGGAATGGAAAAAATACTGGTTTTGTACAATTGTTGGATGTTCCAAGATTGGCAACTGTCAAAAAAGGAGACACTATCGTAACTGGTGGACAATCTGTTATTTTTCCCGAAAACATTGGAATTGGTACAATTGATAAATTGCAAACTGATACTGAAACTCATTATTACACAATTACTGTAAAACTTTTTAATGATATGACTAATTTGGGGCATGTCTATATCATAAAAACTGAAAACAGCGAAGAAATTAAAAATTTAGAAAACCAAAGAAAAGATGAATAG
- a CDS encoding rod shape-determining protein — MGFFDFMTEDIAIDLGTANTLIIHNDKVVIDSPSIVARDRISGKIIAVGKEANMMQGKTHENIKTIRPLKDGVIADFDASEKMISMFIKSIPALKKRMFTPALRMVVCIPSGITEVEMRAVKESCERVNGKEVYLIHEPMAAAIGIGIDIMQPKGNMIVDIGGGTTEIAVIALGGIVCDKSVKIAGDVFTNDIVYYMRTQHNLFVGESTAEKIKIQIGAAIEDLETPPEDMSVQGRDLLTGKPKQVEVSYREIAKALDKSIQRIEDAVMETLSQTPPELAADIYNTGIYLAGGGSMLRGLDKRISQKTDLPVYIAEDPLRAVVRGTGMALKNITKFKNILIK, encoded by the coding sequence ATGGGATTTTTTGATTTCATGACCGAGGATATTGCGATAGACCTTGGTACAGCAAACACTTTAATCATTCACAATGACAAAGTCGTAATTGACAGTCCGTCTATAGTTGCGCGTGATAGAATATCAGGCAAAATTATTGCAGTTGGTAAGGAAGCCAATATGATGCAAGGGAAGACACATGAAAACATTAAAACAATCAGGCCTTTAAAAGATGGTGTAATTGCTGATTTTGATGCCTCTGAAAAAATGATCAGTATGTTTATCAAAAGCATACCGGCATTGAAAAAAAGAATGTTTACACCTGCCTTAAGAATGGTAGTCTGTATCCCTTCAGGGATTACCGAAGTGGAGATGAGAGCGGTAAAAGAATCTTGTGAAAGGGTAAACGGTAAAGAAGTATATTTGATACATGAGCCTATGGCGGCGGCAATTGGTATCGGTATCGATATTATGCAGCCAAAGGGGAATATGATTGTTGATATAGGCGGGGGAACAACAGAAATTGCGGTAATTGCATTAGGCGGAATCGTTTGTGACAAATCAGTTAAAATAGCCGGAGACGTATTTACCAATGATATTGTTTACTATATGCGTACACAGCACAACTTATTTGTTGGGGAAAGTACTGCTGAAAAAATAAAAATTCAAATTGGTGCAGCTATTGAAGATTTAGAAACTCCTCCAGAAGATATGTCAGTTCAAGGGAGGGATTTATTAACGGGGAAACCAAAACAAGTTGAGGTGTCCTACAGAGAAATCGCAAAAGCATTGGATAAATCGATTCAGCGAATTGAAGATGCCGTAATGGAAACATTGTCTCAAACTCCTCCCGAATTAGCTGCTGATATCTATAATACGGGTATCTATCTTGCAGGCGGTGGATCGATGTTAAGAGGTCTCGATAAAAGAATCTCTCAAAAAACAGATTTACCGGTTTATATTGCCGAAGATCCGTTGAGAGCCGTAGTTAGAGGAACTGGAATGGCTCTTAAAAACATTACAAAGTTTAAAAACATTTTGATTAAGTAA
- a CDS encoding ABC transporter permease, giving the protein MLVYLRLLKESFGFAMNALRSNKLRTFLSLLGVTIGIFSIIAVLAAVDSLQKKISKDLSSMDKNTIYLLKFPFGPSDIPQWKREQFPNVKYSEYIYLKDAMTHTDELGYRIFTRSESIKYGTNIVSNVQILPVSHEFIDIEGLTFEEGRFYNESEANSGAAVIVLGADIAKSLFEDTYAIGKNVRLYGQRFTVIGVLKKEGSTFGGSNDSSAYIPVNFLRRMYGDNNPNLTNVIIFKPEKGVDMEEYKGEISQKLRNFRGLKAGEIDNFFINVFAGFLDIIDQFLGTLRIGGIFISLFSFLVGGFGVANIMFVSVKERTNLIGIQKSLGAKNRFILFQFLFEAIILCVIGGLIGLFMVWIISMLLTKLLDFEFVLSLLNILIGSGLSIIVGVISGIIPAIAASKLDPVEAIRTGI; this is encoded by the coding sequence ATGCTAGTTTACCTACGATTATTAAAAGAGAGTTTTGGTTTTGCTATGAATGCTTTGCGAAGCAATAAATTAAGAACATTTCTTTCTTTATTGGGGGTAACTATTGGGATATTCTCGATAATAGCTGTACTTGCTGCAGTTGACTCTTTGCAGAAAAAAATTTCCAAAGATTTGAGCAGTATGGATAAAAACACCATTTATTTATTAAAATTCCCATTTGGCCCTTCAGACATACCGCAATGGAAAAGAGAACAATTCCCTAACGTAAAATATTCAGAATATATTTATTTAAAAGATGCAATGACGCATACGGATGAATTGGGTTACCGCATATTCACCAGAAGCGAATCTATAAAATATGGAACCAACATTGTAAGTAATGTACAAATATTGCCAGTCTCCCATGAATTTATTGACATTGAAGGCCTAACATTTGAAGAAGGGAGATTCTATAATGAGTCTGAAGCTAATTCTGGCGCAGCAGTAATTGTTTTAGGTGCTGATATTGCAAAATCACTTTTTGAAGACACATATGCTATAGGAAAAAATGTAAGACTGTATGGTCAGAGGTTTACCGTCATAGGAGTTTTGAAAAAAGAAGGATCTACCTTTGGAGGGAGTAACGACTCTTCAGCTTACATTCCTGTGAATTTTCTTCGAAGAATGTATGGCGATAACAATCCTAACTTGACAAATGTTATCATATTCAAACCTGAAAAAGGAGTCGATATGGAAGAGTATAAAGGTGAGATTTCACAAAAACTCAGGAATTTTAGAGGATTGAAAGCCGGAGAAATTGATAATTTTTTCATTAATGTTTTTGCAGGGTTTCTTGACATTATAGATCAGTTTTTAGGAACTTTACGTATTGGAGGAATCTTTATAAGCCTTTTTTCGTTTTTAGTAGGCGGTTTCGGTGTTGCCAATATTATGTTTGTTTCTGTAAAAGAAAGAACGAATTTAATTGGAATTCAGAAATCGTTAGGTGCTAAAAACCGATTTATATTATTTCAGTTTTTATTTGAAGCTATCATTCTTTGTGTGATTGGCGGATTAATTGGACTTTTTATGGTTTGGATTATATCTATGCTTCTCACAAAATTATTAGATTTTGAATTTGTATTAAGTCTGCTTAATATTTTAATTGGTTCTGGATTATCGATTATTGTAGGGGTTATTTCTGGTATTATTCCTGCAATTGCCGCCTCCAAGCTAGATCCTGTTGAAGCTATCAGAACTGGAATATAA
- the accD gene encoding acetyl-CoA carboxylase, carboxyltransferase subunit beta has product MAWFKRKEKGITTATEDKMDIPKGLWYKSPTGKIIDADELARNLFVSPEDGFHVRIGSEAYFDILFDNNEFVELDKNMTSKDPLHFVDTKKYADRLKEVMEKTKLKDAVRTGVGKSKGKEVVICCMDFAFIGGSMGAVVGEKIARGIDFAIKNRLPFVMISKSGGARMMEAAYSLMQLAKTSVKLAQLSEAKLPYISLCTDPTTGGTTASYAMLGDINISEPGALIGFAGPRVVRDTTGKDLPEGFQTAEFLLEHGFLDFITPRKELKDKINLYLDLIQNNPIR; this is encoded by the coding sequence ATGGCTTGGTTTAAAAGAAAAGAAAAAGGAATCACTACGGCTACCGAAGACAAGATGGATATTCCAAAAGGGCTTTGGTACAAATCACCTACAGGAAAAATTATTGATGCCGATGAATTGGCTCGTAATTTATTTGTAAGTCCAGAAGATGGTTTCCATGTTAGAATTGGGAGTGAAGCCTATTTTGATATTTTATTTGACAATAATGAGTTTGTTGAGTTGGATAAAAACATGACTTCAAAAGATCCTCTGCATTTTGTTGATACAAAAAAATATGCAGACCGATTGAAAGAAGTAATGGAAAAAACAAAACTTAAAGACGCTGTGCGTACTGGAGTTGGAAAATCCAAAGGAAAAGAGGTTGTAATTTGCTGTATGGATTTTGCATTCATCGGCGGATCAATGGGGGCTGTTGTTGGAGAAAAAATAGCAAGAGGAATTGATTTTGCAATTAAAAACAGACTTCCTTTTGTAATGATATCCAAATCAGGAGGTGCCAGAATGATGGAAGCTGCTTACTCTTTAATGCAGTTAGCAAAAACATCTGTGAAATTGGCACAGCTTTCGGAAGCAAAACTGCCTTATATTTCTCTTTGTACAGATCCGACAACAGGAGGAACTACAGCATCTTATGCGATGTTAGGAGATATCAATATCTCAGAACCTGGTGCATTAATTGGGTTTGCGGGACCACGCGTAGTAAGAGATACTACTGGTAAAGATTTACCAGAAGGATTTCAAACTGCTGAGTTCTTACTTGAACATGGTTTTTTAGATTTTATTACACCAAGAAAAGAATTGAAAGACAAGATTAATTTATATCTTGATTTGATTCAAAATAATCCTATTAGATAG
- the fbaA gene encoding class II fructose-bisphosphate aldolase — protein sequence MAHNIKPGVATGDQVQEIFNYAKEKGFALPAVNVIGSDTINGVLETAAKLNAPVIIQFSNGGAQFNAGKGLSNAGEKAAIAGGIAGAKHIHTLAEAYGATVILHTDHCAKKLLPWIDGLLDASEVHFAATGKPLFSSHMIDLSEEPIEENIEICKGYLARMSKMGMTLEIELGITGGEEDGVDNSDVDSSKLYTQPSEVSYAYEELSKVSPKFTIAASFGNVHGVYKPGNVKLTPKILKNSQDYVQDKFKTGKNPVDFVFHGGSGSTLEEIREGISYGVVKMNIDTDLQFAFTEGIRDFMVNNIEYLKTQIGNPTGSDAPNKKYYDPRKWLREGEVTFISRLEQAFADLNNVNTL from the coding sequence ATGGCACACAATATTAAACCCGGAGTAGCTACAGGCGATCAAGTACAAGAAATATTTAACTATGCAAAAGAAAAAGGTTTTGCACTTCCTGCTGTAAATGTTATCGGATCAGACACAATTAATGGAGTACTAGAAACTGCTGCTAAATTAAACGCACCAGTTATCATCCAATTTTCAAACGGAGGAGCACAATTTAATGCTGGAAAAGGACTTTCTAATGCTGGAGAAAAAGCCGCTATTGCTGGTGGTATTGCAGGAGCAAAACATATTCATACATTAGCTGAAGCATACGGAGCAACTGTTATCTTGCACACTGACCACTGTGCTAAAAAATTATTGCCATGGATTGACGGATTATTAGATGCTTCAGAGGTGCATTTTGCAGCAACTGGAAAACCATTATTCTCTTCTCACATGATTGATTTATCTGAAGAGCCTATCGAAGAGAATATCGAAATCTGTAAAGGTTATTTAGCTAGAATGAGCAAAATGGGAATGACTCTTGAAATCGAACTTGGAATCACTGGTGGTGAAGAAGACGGTGTAGATAACTCTGATGTAGATAGCTCAAAATTATATACTCAGCCTTCAGAAGTTTCTTATGCTTACGAAGAATTATCAAAAGTTAGCCCAAAATTCACAATTGCTGCTTCTTTTGGGAACGTACACGGGGTTTACAAACCAGGTAACGTAAAATTAACTCCAAAAATCTTAAAAAATTCTCAAGATTACGTTCAGGACAAATTCAAAACTGGAAAAAATCCTGTTGATTTTGTTTTCCACGGTGGATCAGGTTCTACATTGGAAGAAATCAGAGAGGGAATTAGCTATGGTGTTGTAAAAATGAATATTGATACTGATTTGCAGTTTGCATTTACTGAAGGTATCCGTGATTTTATGGTAAACAACATTGAGTACCTTAAAACTCAAATCGGTAACCCAACTGGTTCTGATGCTCCAAACAAAAAATATTATGACCCAAGAAAGTGGTTACGTGAAGGTGAAGTAACTTTCATCTCAAGACTTGAGCAGGCATTTGCTGACTTAAATAACGTGAATACACTATAG